Proteins found in one Candidatus Bathyarchaeia archaeon genomic segment:
- a CDS encoding NTP transferase domain-containing protein, whose protein sequence is MEFLALIMAGGKGKRFSSNIEKPLAPFMGKPLINWVVNAVQSSSKVSDFYVVTSPSTPKTEEKCLCEGLRVIRTDGKGYHEDLKQAIIKGELYHPVLTVSSDLPALTGGFLDKILSIYEQCGKPALTVLVPIEKFRKIGLSTPSLYNYKGVNYVVSGINVLDGAKIFEGEMDQETLISEDIEATININSYEDLKRAEYFLSNVLGTKMF, encoded by the coding sequence ATGGAGTTTTTAGCTCTAATAATGGCTGGTGGGAAGGGTAAAAGGTTTAGTTCAAATATTGAAAAACCTCTGGCTCCTTTCATGGGCAAACCCTTGATAAATTGGGTTGTAAACGCTGTACAGTCTTCAAGTAAGGTTTCAGATTTCTATGTTGTAACAAGTCCTAGCACTCCAAAAACCGAGGAAAAATGTCTCTGCGAAGGTTTAAGGGTTATTAGAACCGATGGAAAAGGCTATCATGAAGATTTGAAGCAAGCCATAATAAAGGGCGAGTTATACCATCCAGTCCTAACTGTTTCCTCAGACTTGCCCGCCTTAACCGGAGGCTTCCTCGATAAAATCCTTTCAATTTATGAACAATGCGGAAAACCAGCCCTAACCGTTTTAGTTCCCATTGAAAAGTTTAGGAAAATTGGACTTTCAACACCTTCGCTCTATAATTATAAGGGTGTGAACTACGTTGTTTCCGGAATCAACGTCTTAGATGGCGCCAAAATCTTTGAAGGAGAAATGGATCAAGAAACCCTTATTTCAGAGGACATTGAAGCTACTATTAACATAAACAGTTATGAGGACCTGAAAAGGGCTGAGTACTTCCTTTCAAATGTTCTGGGCACGAAAATGTTTTAA
- a CDS encoding adenosylcobinamide-GDP ribazoletransferase, with protein sequence MNVFKDLVAFLTIIPLTKEESFVKTSAKYMFLFPLVGGIIGLFAAAYFQFCTSLLSLFMPILQRLLGARGGILTRVFSSGATLSFLLVLTGLQHFDGLVDLGNALGFEKLEERRFAAHAWIVTYKGAFLAAFVEFLAFLGVFLTDFNLVFKALICAEVSAKLAMFTMAWFGKPAYSGLGELFVKLNKGSKLIALSYAISFLIIFPLFGFSSIIFLLISFFAGFSLEKLSERIFGGTSGDVLGATNEMVRAICLLAVAGGIVSWSF encoded by the coding sequence TTGAATGTTTTTAAAGATTTGGTAGCCTTCCTCACCATAATTCCATTAACTAAAGAGGAGAGCTTCGTTAAAACCTCGGCAAAATACATGTTTCTTTTCCCCCTCGTTGGGGGAATTATTGGCTTGTTTGCAGCAGCATATTTCCAATTCTGCACGAGTTTACTCTCACTTTTCATGCCCATTTTACAAAGACTTCTTGGGGCTAGGGGAGGCATACTTACAAGAGTTTTCTCTTCGGGAGCGACCCTTTCCTTTTTGCTTGTCTTGACAGGGCTTCAACATTTTGATGGGCTTGTCGATTTAGGAAATGCTCTAGGATTCGAAAAGCTTGAAGAGAGGAGGTTTGCGGCTCACGCTTGGATTGTAACCTATAAGGGGGCTTTCTTAGCCGCTTTTGTAGAGTTTTTAGCTTTCCTCGGGGTTTTCTTAACAGACTTTAACCTTGTTTTTAAAGCCTTGATTTGCGCCGAAGTTTCAGCGAAACTGGCGATGTTTACCATGGCTTGGTTTGGAAAACCAGCATATAGTGGGCTGGGCGAATTGTTTGTTAAGCTTAATAAGGGGAGCAAACTTATCGCCTTATCGTATGCCATTTCTTTCCTAATTATTTTCCCGCTTTTTGGTTTTTCAAGCATAATCTTTTTACTGATCAGCTTTTTCGCAGGATTCTCTTTAGAAAAGCTTTCAGAGAGAATTTTTGGCGGCACATCGGGAGATGTTCTCGGCGCAACTAATGAAATGGTTAGGGCTATATGCTTACTTGCAGTGGCTGGTGGGATCGTTTCATGGAGTTTTTAG
- a CDS encoding geranylgeranylglycerol-phosphate geranylgeranyltransferase: MNVAVERLAIRRINMPLGKTVKGFLKLLRLPYWLMTGGMSLLTLLALKSETLWTLDVNMLLLTFFSMAFISSAGFSINDFFDQDGDALVKPNRPIPAGEISPKTAVYVSAIFFFLGLLQAFLLNWLCFLIVLIDSVLLVFYSAFVKRKSGFISNILVGGLIGTTFLYGEASGFGKITAASLAMYPICLGSIGGNVLRDIISLEGDCMVGYPTLPQKFGVENSAKIAALFFIGCAVFSPLPYIFHIFSEKYLVLMLIWGLTLTCCSVRLLKAPLSQETVRKNERIMTMSMIFLPLALIIEVVI, encoded by the coding sequence ATGAATGTTGCTGTAGAAAGGCTTGCAATAAGGAGGATTAACATGCCCCTCGGGAAAACCGTTAAAGGCTTCTTGAAACTTTTAAGGCTTCCGTATTGGCTGATGACTGGAGGGATGTCGCTGCTAACTCTTTTGGCTTTAAAATCAGAAACATTATGGACATTAGATGTTAATATGTTGCTTCTAACTTTTTTCTCCATGGCCTTCATAAGTTCGGCTGGATTCTCAATAAATGACTTTTTCGATCAAGACGGAGATGCATTAGTTAAACCAAATAGGCCCATCCCTGCGGGGGAGATATCCCCAAAAACCGCCGTATACGTTTCAGCCATATTTTTCTTCCTAGGATTGCTCCAAGCATTCCTTCTTAACTGGTTATGTTTCTTGATTGTGCTGATAGACTCGGTTTTGTTAGTTTTCTATTCCGCGTTTGTAAAGCGGAAGTCTGGATTTATTTCAAACATTTTAGTTGGGGGTTTAATAGGAACAACATTTCTTTACGGTGAAGCTTCAGGATTCGGGAAAATAACCGCTGCTTCATTGGCTATGTACCCGATCTGTCTTGGAAGCATTGGTGGAAATGTCTTAAGGGACATTATAAGCCTAGAAGGCGACTGTATGGTGGGTTATCCAACTTTGCCACAAAAATTTGGTGTTGAAAATTCGGCTAAGATAGCGGCTTTATTCTTTATTGGCTGCGCAGTTTTTTCGCCGCTTCCCTATATATTTCACATTTTCAGCGAGAAATACTTAGTGCTTATGTTGATTTGGGGCTTAACGCTTACATGCTGTTCCGTTCGCCTTTTGAAGGCGCCCCTTTCACAAGAGACTGTGAGAAAAAATGAGCGGATAATGACCATGTCGATGATTTTTTTGCCGTTGGCTCTAATAATTGAGGTAGTAATATGA
- a CDS encoding radical SAM protein — MKKTESICPECLKEITVEVHRDEDKIIMRKKCREHGLFSVPHWQSAKIFNYVEKFDFFKYHIKNVDPNKDEKCPFSCGLCSNHLSKTVIAVIDLTKKCDLYCSICFASFPECENEYEPGKDEVFKMLEFLSRLNPKPPAVLFSGGEPLLREDLAEIIRFAHELGFLTILATNGVRMAKSPSIAAKLKRSGLNIVYLQFDSLKDEVYGKLRGRKLLEEKLRVIEVCRKYDIEVILVPTLINGINNDEIGDIIRFAAENSYIVRGVVFQPIAFTGRASNGYLIDEWTDYTFAEEVEKQTSNEIKAEDLYPVSIMTPPIMVMRKFMKKPWPLFSCSPHCGIVNWIFVSKDGRLTPLNKLLNFEKFFGELLRLSESVDSKGKIQILLTLFFAALRSLNWTMVQKEVGILNFFKTILKVHVSPTYKSLGNIRRRIFLLGCMAFMDRYNFDINRVKRCVIHYITPDLRIIPFCAYNNIYRTHIEAEYSKRCLEAKVKLL, encoded by the coding sequence ATGAAAAAAACTGAAAGCATATGCCCAGAATGCCTTAAAGAAATTACGGTGGAAGTTCATCGAGATGAAGACAAAATTATAATGCGGAAAAAATGTAGAGAACATGGATTATTCTCTGTTCCGCATTGGCAAAGCGCAAAAATCTTCAACTATGTGGAAAAATTTGACTTCTTTAAATATCACATTAAAAATGTAGATCCAAACAAGGATGAAAAGTGTCCCTTTTCATGTGGACTCTGTAGCAATCATCTATCAAAAACCGTGATTGCAGTTATCGACCTGACAAAGAAATGTGACTTATATTGCTCTATATGCTTTGCCAGTTTTCCCGAATGCGAGAATGAATATGAACCTGGTAAAGATGAGGTTTTCAAGATGTTAGAGTTTTTAAGCCGCCTTAACCCCAAACCTCCAGCTGTACTTTTTTCGGGAGGTGAGCCGTTGCTAAGGGAGGATTTAGCCGAGATAATACGTTTTGCACATGAACTTGGCTTTTTAACAATTCTTGCAACCAACGGGGTTAGAATGGCTAAAAGCCCTAGTATAGCGGCTAAATTAAAGAGAAGCGGATTAAACATTGTCTATTTACAATTTGACAGCCTAAAAGATGAGGTTTATGGGAAGCTGAGAGGAAGGAAGCTTTTAGAAGAAAAGTTAAGGGTTATTGAAGTATGCCGCAAATACGATATTGAAGTTATACTGGTCCCCACCCTCATAAATGGGATAAACAACGATGAAATCGGGGACATTATAAGGTTTGCTGCTGAAAACTCATACATTGTGAGGGGGGTTGTGTTTCAGCCTATTGCTTTCACGGGAAGAGCGTCAAATGGCTACCTAATAGACGAGTGGACAGATTACACTTTCGCAGAAGAAGTTGAAAAACAGACATCAAACGAAATAAAAGCTGAAGACCTCTACCCAGTTTCAATAATGACACCACCAATAATGGTCATGAGAAAATTCATGAAAAAACCTTGGCCGCTATTTTCATGCAGCCCCCACTGTGGCATTGTAAATTGGATATTCGTTTCAAAGGACGGACGCCTAACACCACTGAACAAGCTCCTTAATTTTGAGAAATTCTTCGGCGAGCTGCTAAGGTTGTCTGAATCGGTTGACTCGAAAGGAAAAATTCAAATATTGTTAACCTTGTTTTTTGCGGCATTAAGATCACTGAACTGGACCATGGTCCAAAAAGAAGTTGGCATATTAAATTTTTTCAAAACAATTTTGAAGGTTCATGTGTCGCCGACATATAAGTCGCTTGGCAACATTAGACGAAGAATATTTCTGCTGGGATGCATGGCCTTCATGGACAGATACAACTTTGACATAAACCGTGTTAAAAGATGCGTAATCCATTATATCACACCGGATTTGAGGATAATTCCTTTCTGTGCCTACAACAACATCTACAGAACTCACATCGAAGCAGAATA